Part of the bacterium genome, GTATCTCTATCAGTGTTTCAAGTGAAGGTAAAGGCGCTGGTTTTAAAATACTTGTTGTCTCAACTTTTGGTGGTGGCGGAGGTGGAGGTGCAGTAAAAACATTCCTTTTTAAAATTATAGATTCTTTACCAAATAATATACTGTAAATACACCCCAAAATTATAAAAACTGTTTTTTTCATACCCCAATTAATATTTTATCTTTTTAATTAACAAAATTAAACTTCCAGAAAACAAAAGATAAGGGAAAATGCCACTTAAAATAAGAAAGACAAAAATTAAAATAAAATAGAGAAAGATTTTAACAGGGATTATTAAAAATCTGTGGTTTCTCAGAAATTCAGCAAAAGCAGGAGAATGTCTGTAATAAAATTTAACAAATTCCCTGCCTAAAATATTCTTAACTAAATATTTGTCCCTGAATTCTTTAAATAATTTTACCTGCCAGTTATTCTCTCCAAAACATACACTTGCAACAAAACAACCTCCTCCTGTCTGTTCTGAAGGAATTCCTGCTGTATCAATCCATATATAAAAATATTTCGTTGACTGGTCATAATTCAAACCAGAAGGAATTGTTTCTTTATTTGGGAAAGAACCATCAGGCCTTGCATACCATGAATATCCAAGCAAAGCATTTCTATGTAAAGCCCTGACTCTTATATACCATCTTGCATTTTCCCATAAAATATGAGTATCGTAAATAATAACTTCACAAAGTCCTGTTTGATAATTATAAACATTATCTGCAATTACCTGTAATACTGAATCAGGGCTTGTTACATCATCTGGCTTTCTATTTTTCCAGAACTCTACATAATAATAACTTTCACTCTGTGTATTATCACTCCATTTAATTACCATGTTATTCCAGCCACCATATGCCTGTAAATTTGTAGGATTTTCATTAAAAGGAAATGCAGTTGGAATTGCCCATGCAGGATTTGAATCTCCACTTACCTCTCCTGTCTGCTGGTTAACCGCTTTTATGACATAATAATATGGTCTGCTGTCTGAATATATGGGCGAGTCAACACATGTAGTTGAATCTGCCGGAACTGTTTTAATCAGAGAATAAGATGGATTTGGATTCCCTATTGTGGGATGTTTACTGTATATCTTAAAACAGGTAGCGGTTGATGGTGGTAACTGGTCCCATCTTAAATCAACCTCTCTTTCTCCGCCTATTGCAGTAAGTCCTGTTGGTGTAAGTAATAATGTTGTGAAATATGTTGGCTCACTCCATTCAGAATAAATTCCATCTGAGTCCTGATATCTTACCTGCCAATAATATGTTTTTCCTTCTTGAAGTTGTGTAGTTACTGATATTGAAATTACTGCTCCTGCATTTAAATTCTGCCAGTAAGGATTTGATGAAGAACCACCGCTTTCCCATAATCTCCACTGTGAATTAATTTGTGTATCTCCATCAGGGTCAACAAAATTAGAACCAGTTAAAGTTGGAGTTAAAGTAATACCTGTTGCTCCATTTATTGGTGATTGACAAGAAGGTGTATTTGGAGGACTATTTGTTCTTGTTGTAAAATATGTTTCATCACTCCAATCAGACCATCCACCATTTGAGTCCTTATATCTAACATGCCAGTAATATTTAGTTCCAAAACTTAATTTGCCAGAAGGAACCTGATGAGAAGTAACAGCACCTATTTCTCCACTATCATAAACAGGACTTAAGTAATTCTGGTCTTGTTCTAACCTTATCTGCCATTGAGAAGAAGCAAAAGAAACTCCAGAAGGATGAGAATAATCTGATGCCTGTAAAGTAGGAGGGATAGATACATTTGTAGAACCAGGTGAAGGTGAATTGTTTGTCGGTTTATCTGGTCTTGTAGTTGTTACACTTACTGTATTTGAATAACTTGAATATTCTGTTCCTGATGCAGTTTGTCTGTATGCTCTTACTCTGTAAATATATGTTTTATTTTCAGTTAAACCCAGTCCATTATTATCATCTATATATGTTGTTATATCCTGACCTGCTTCACCAATCTTATTAAACCCATTTCCATCATCCCTTTCTATTTCAAAACCATCTTCATTTGGATTTGATGAATTATCTACCCAGTTTAAAATAATCCGCCATTTCCCATTAACATATTCAGCAGAACCAGTTAAATTTGATGGTGGTTGTAAAACACCGGTACTTGTTGTTACACTTACTATATTTGACCAGGCAGAATAAGTTGGTGGAGTTGTAATAAATGCCCTTATCCTATAATAATATGTTGTATCAGGAGTAAGTCCTGCTCCATTATTATCATCTGTATATGTTGTTATATCCTGTCCTGCCTGTCCAATTGTTTGCCATGTTCCAGTTGTTCCTATTCTCCTCTGTATTTCAAAACCATCTTCATTTGGATTTGATGAATTATCAATCCAATTCAAAACAACCTGCCATTTACCATTCACAAATTGGGCATTTGCTGAAATAATCTGTGGTGCATTTAATATTGGTATTTGAATTGAATTTGTTCCTACAATATATTCTCCACTTGTCCCTATATCAAACTTAATTCTATCTCCAACAAGTCCAATAGGCAAAGATAAATCATTTCTTATTTCAATTTCAAAAGTATCACCTGTTCTTGCATTTTCAGAAGTCCTTAAAACAATATAAAAATCATCTCCTGAATTTGTACCTGCATCATCATCAGGAACAGGATAAATATTATCTGGAAGAGTTAAAATTACTTTATTTCCAGAAAAACTTATTGATTTTAAATTAATTGGTATATCCTCTGCATCCCATCCAGAATTAATACCACTTTCTTTATATAAAGCTAGCCCACTTCTACTTCCATCAGTTGTTCTACTTGCAAGATTACTCAAATTTCCATTATAATAAACAACAATTTCTTTTAAATATCTTTCACCATCTGTTTCATCCCTTTTCCCATCAAAAAGATTTATTCCAATTGCAGGACAGTCATATGTTGGAGGAACAACATAATTATTACTTGGAATAAGGTCTGTAAGTTTTAAATTTACATTACCTGTTATATTATTTGTTGTTAAATTTATATTTGCAAATGAATAGCCAGATGTAAAAACTAAACAATTTGAAGGCAAAGATACAGAAAAAATATCCTGATAAAGCAAATTATCACTTGTCCTTATAACTACAAAAAATTCATTTCCAGTATTGGTTTGTGGTAAATTTACATTTGATAAAATACCTTCAGCATACCAACCAAGACACCTTCTTCCCCTTCCTACAAAATAAATATCATCTCCATCTGTATATTTTCCATCTTGGTCCTCATCATAATAAACAAAACCAAATGTGCCTTCATGAAGTTTTTCACCAAATGTTCCTGTAGGAGGTATTGGTCCAACTATAATTTTATCTGTTTGAGGATTAAATATTCCATCTTCATCTTCATCAATCCACAGGCAATCTTCAGAACTCCATATACTATCATTATTTGCATCATACCAGTAAACTTTGTCATCCCATGAAAAATAAGAAAGAATTTTACCCTGCCAGTTTTGTATATCTGTTTTATATCCAGGGCCTGGGTCAGAAGTTCCATCTCCATCTACAAATCCATCTGCATAATCTGATTTCCAACTTGACCAGTTAGTAGGTAAAATTGTATCTTGTCTCCAGTTAAAAATATTGTCATTTGTTGTATCTCTCCATATTGAAATACCACTTGTAATATCATTAGTTAAATTTGCAATAATTGTAGGAAAAGGTGTATCATCAGGGAAAAGCCCTTCTTTTGGATTGAAATAAACCCTTATTTTTTGTAATTGATTTGTTCCTGTTGGGTCCCATGCACTTATTCCAATAACTCCAACTGGATCACTTGAAGCATCTATTGTTTGTCCTGAAGTTGTAAGGTCTGTAAAAATTGTTGATGTAACTGTTGTATTTGTTAATGTATATGTCCTTACTCTTTTATATGTTATACCCCATGCATCTCCTGTAAAATTTAAAGTGGACTCTCCAACCAAGTCGCTTCCCCAGAGTAATATATGAAATCTATCCCCAGGGTCCATATTCTCGTTTGGTTGTATTACAAGAAAATAATCAGGTCCAGCATTTTGTCCAGTATCATCAGTGGGTATATATCCAACAGATGTATAATTTTCATAACCTTGTGGCGGGTCTCCAAATTCCATTCTTATCCTAAACCTTCCTTGTGGGTCATCTGCTGCTCTCGGTAATAAATAAGGCAGTTTTGTCATCCATACCCTTTTATCAAGAGGGTCAAAAATACCATTTTTATTTGTATCCTTATATAAAGCAATTCCACATCCACCATCAGGGTCATTAGGATCAGAATTTGGCTTTACAAGTTCTGGAAAAGCAAGTGTTGGAGGGTTATTATCATCAATTATTATCAAACTCATAAAATCAAAAGATATATTTTTCCCTGGTGGAGCAACAAGATTTATTCCAATTATAGGTGTTTTTGTAAATTTGTTAATTGATTGATTTGGATATGTTAAATTTGTAAAGAAAGTCGGAACAGTTGCAGGATAAGAAATCGCTTCTATTGGCTCATAAATTCTATCTCTATTTTCATCAGGAAAAATCCTTGCCCATTCGCCATTTGTAAACATTATATCTTCCCATGGATTGTTATTTATAATTGAAGGTCTATCATTATTTTTTGTAAGTCCTATTGCTGCATAAACCCTCATCCCATAATCAATTCCTCTTTCATAAGGACTGCTTGACTTATATCCTGTTTCAGGAACACTTATTCCTCTTGGTTTAATACAGATAAATAAATCATGTCCTATATTTGACTGCATCCCTGGATAATCATTTCCTTGAATAAAATCATCATTTGGTAAAGGAATTGGATTTTTTGGCTTTAAATCAACAAAATATCTTTTATCATCATCATTTGGATTTGCTGGGTCATCGTTTGTTGGAGACCATTTTGTTCCATCTGAATTATACCATTCAAGTGAAGAAGTATCAAGAGGAACAAAAGTATCCGCAATTGTAACTCTGTGAGTACTATAAAGCATATCATTTTCAGTAATTGTTCTACTATCTGGAAGTCCAATAGTTCCACCTGTCTTACTATCAAGCCATAAACTTACTCCAGAGTCCTCATTATCACTTAAAGGCATAAGTTTGTTTGGTTTAAATCCACCTATTCCCTTAAACCATACCCTTATCCATTGAAGTGCCTCATCACGTGCAGATGGTCCCCAACTATCTGTCATATTTATATAAAATATTGGCATTGGAACTCCATCTGCCTCAATAGGTCCATCAAAAAAATTTGGTTTTATATCAAGAGCAATTCTTACATCTTTTACATTATCCCTTGTTCTTATCAAAGTTTGTGAAAGATACATACTTGGGTCAGGACTTTCTCCAATAGGTCTTGTTACAACAATTCCATCATCAAAAACAGAAGGGTCTATATAAATTTTAAAATCAGAACCATACCAAGGCCTATTTGTAACCCATCCATGGCTTGGGTCAGTAGCAATAACAACAAAATAATCAATATTTCCATCTGCAACTTTATCAAGAGTATCATTATGTTCAAATGTAACCCGCCATCTTCTATTTCCTTCAGGAGACGATGGAAGAGAAAAAAACTCCATATGAGGGGTTCCCGGTATTACATTTGCTGCAATTAATCTTGTATCTGATGCAGGGTCAAAATTTCCATCTCCATTATCTCTATAAATTGCTATATTTGAATAAGGAGAAAGCAGATGAGAAGCAAGCATACTTACATCAAAATTATTTGAAATACTACCTGTATCTTCACCTGTATCTTCAATAATTAAAGTTACTCTTGAAAGCACCTCATTGTCATTTGTTGAATAAGTACTTCTTCCTTTCAATGAAAAACCCAAAACTCTATAAGGAACACATAATCCACATAATTCAGGAACAGCCAATGCATCATCAATTCTTTTTGCCACTCCATCAAGTGGATGGTCCTGAGCATATGCCCTGTATAAATAAAGGGGCCCATAAAGATATTTATTAAAAACAGGAGGATTTCCACTTATTGTAGGATATCCATTTATTTCTAATGGACTGCTCGGGTCATAAGTATCACTTCTCATAGGAACCAAATCAACAACTCTTGAATCACATATAATTGTATTTGTCTCTATTATTCCTGCAAGTGGAAAACCAACCCTTACTTCAAACATATTTCTTGCATCATAACCACCTGGCATATCTCCTGAAATTTTATCTGAAGTAAAAATAACAACCCATAAATCTGGTCCCTGAGTTCCATTTTGTGCATCATCAGAATCGGGAATTAAAAAATCTATTGGAATATTAAAGGATAAACTACCTAATTGCCTCGGGTCAACAGAACCAATTTCAAAATCAGAAGGGTCAAAACTTCCTTTTGTTCCAATATCCCTATAAATTGCAACTTTTCTAAAGTCCTCTGGTTCTACTGAATGATTTGAATTAGCATTTATAATTACTACACTTACATAATTAAGTGTATTATTAAAAATTCCATTATTTGGGTCAAGTTGTGGCCAGCCAGGACTTGCATTACAGGAAAGATTAAGTCCAATAACAGCAGTAGGTCCACTCATTGGTAAAATTGCCTGATTTGCAATTGTAAGGTCTACACCTGAACGAACAGCCCAGGCACCAAATGAATAATTGGAAATAGAAACAAAAATAAACAAGAGAAACTTAACATAAATCCATAATACTCTTTTAAATTTCATATTTCCTCCTATTTATTATTTAGACATCTTTTTTAAGTTTAGAGTTTAGCAGTTTTCCTCCAGTATAAAATAAAGAATAAAACTGAAATTAAACAAACAAAGACAAAATAATGAAGGATAAAGTAAGCAAATAAAATAAAAGGATAAAGAGCAATTTTCACAAATGTCTTAAGAATGACTTTATCCTTTATATATTCCTTCACATAAGGAGAATGCTTATAATAGAACTTCACAAACTTTTTACCCATTTCTGATTTAAGAAGAACTTTATCCCTGAATTCTTTTAATAACTTTACCTGCCAACTATTTTCTCCAAAACAGGCAGTTGCTATGAAACAACCTCCTCCCTCTTCTTGAGGAACTGTCTCTCTGTATTCAATAAGGTAACTTGCCGGATTTATACAGTCAACCTCTCCATAATCATTAAATGCACTTACTTTATAATACCACATACCAACTGAAGGAGGAGTATCTGTTGCTGTTCTTGCATTCGGGTCATTGATTATCTGTACGGGACTGCCCCAGTTAGAAGGTGTTGTACTTCTGTAAATCTTAAATCCAGTTAATGTACCTGTACCTGGTACATAATTCCAGTAAATATAGATACTGTTTACTCCAAGTTCACATCTTAAGTTTGTCGGAGCATTTGGTAAATCAAGTGTTGTTGTTGGTCTTAAAATATATGTTTTAGTTGGTGATGTAACAATAATCTCTATTATTCCATCATTATTAACATCTGAAACAATGACTTTCTTTATATTATCATTTAGATTGTAAGACATAATTTCATTCAAGTTAGAGTCAAGAACTTTTACATAGGTTCCATAAGATACAATTATTTCCTTTCCTGTCTTTCCATCAAAATCAACACATGCCCATACCTTTCCAATACCCTGTTTTTCAAGAACAAACTGTGTCATATCAATTAAATAAAGGTTTTCATTTGAATCAGAAATTAAAAGTTCTTTAACTCCATCATTATCTATATCACTTAAAGCATATTTAATATCATAAGTATAAGCACCAATAGAAGATTGAGTAAGGATATTGCCTGTTTTAGAGTCAAATCTATAGATTGTAAGTGGAACCTGATTTGCCTGTGTTGAAGTCCTAATCCCTATTATATCCTGTGAACTCCCACCATAAACAGAAGAAACAAGTGTAATAATTCTACCCTTTTGATTTGTGAGTGTTTTTGTCCATAATAAATTACCTTTGAGTAAATCTAAGGCATAGACATTCAAATCAGATGTATCATTTACTCCACCAAAAACAGCTATAAGTTTATAATCATCCCTTATACATAAATTAAGTTTATCTACCTCTATTTTTTGAGGAACATCTTTTGTCCATTCTACTTCATTTTCTTCATAATCATAAAGCATAATATTTGTGTAAATTGAACCATCTAAATTTATCCCATATCCTGCAAAAAGTATCTTGTTTTCAGCAAATCTTACTCCCCATGTAGTATTATCAGGTGGCAAAGGTGTTCCGCTATATGAAAATGAACCTATTTTATTCATGTCTTTATCATATATTTCAAGTAAGTTCTGGCCAATTCCTGTTAAAATAATTTCAAGTTGTGTATCAATGTCAATACTATCAATTAATCCGAGATTATAATTTGTTGAAATTGTCCCTTTTTGAGTGTATCCTGTATTCTTATTGTAATTATAAACAACTCCTGTATAATCCTTTTTTATAATAAGTTCAAGTTTTCCATCATAATCAAGGTCTCCTGTTAAAATATTTCCTCCAATCCCAGTTGACCAGTCAAGAATAAGTTGAGAATAGGATGGTAGAATAGTACTTGATTTAAAGTAATAATCATTTGAATTTCCCATATCATACTCTTTAAATCTCCATCCATTTGTAATAATAAAGTTCTGGTCTGTTATATCTGAACTTGCTGTCCCATCATATGCCCTTATTTGTGGAAGTGCAACATGAACAGCAGGAATAATATAATAAATACCTATTGAACTTAAATCACTAAATTCATAATAACCATATAAATCCGTAGTTGTTGTTCTGTTTGCCTCTCCTGTTAATACCACTGTTACATTCTTTACTGGATTTCCACTATAGTCCTTAACATATCCACTTATCTTAATCTGTTTTATATCATGTATCTTATAACTTTCAACATTTCCAGCAAAATCTTCAGCCCAGTATTTTATCTGTTTTGTCTCAACAGGTGTATCTATCTCTCCTGTCTCTACACTTAAAGAAGAACTTGTAAAATCAAATGAAGAAGGTGTATTATTGTCAAATTGATACCAAATCTTTTTAATTCCTGAAACATTATCAGAGGAAGTTATCTTAAACTTCCTTCCAGAAAGTATTTGTATTGATGAAACAGGTCTTGTTATATCTACATTGATAGTTGTTAAGTTTACAATAGTTGTTCTTGTATTCCCTAAATTGTCAGCAGCACTAATATATAAAGTCAGATTTAAATCCTTTCCTTCTGAAACAGAAATTGGATTTGTATATTTTGTATAATTTACACCATCAAAGGAATATTTAACTTCATAAATACCAGAACCATCATCAGAGGACTCAATAACAATATTCGGTTTTCCAGTATTTGAATTATACCAGTTATTTGTATCTGGACCTTTATCAAAGTCAACTTTTGTAATTTCAGGTGCATTATCATCAACAACAAAATTCAAAGAAACAGTATTCCCTGTATTCCCAGCACCATCAATAGCATATGCCTCAATCTTTCCATCTGAAGAACTAACATTAAATTGTCCTGAATAAGTTGTCCATTCAGTTAAACTATTTTCTATCCTATATTTTGGAAATCCACTGGATACACCTGATGCAAAATTATTAACTTTCGGGTCTATTGAAGATATAGTAAATGCTGTCTTTCCAATTGTTGAAGCAGTATTATCTCCAGAAGTTACATAAAGAGTTGTTCCAGATAAATAATATGGTTGAGAATATGTTATGGTTGTTATAGGCGGAGTTGTGTCAAAAGTAGAAATATTGTAAATTCCATGGTCACTCTCATTTCCAGCATAATCAATAGCCCAGCACTCAATTTTATTTATTCCATTAGGTGTTGTAAATGTAGCAGAAGAACCAGTCATTTCATTCAGAATTTCAGTGTTATCATAAAGTATAAATTTATAATAAACTTTTTCAACTCCTGAACCAGCATCAGAAGCATTTAAATTAAATATTCCATTTGATAAGGTTAAACTTACATTTGGCTTTGTTCCATCAACTTTTAAACTTGAACTTATAAGTGAGGTATTTCCTATATTATCTACTGCCCTGCAAAATACATAATAAGTACCTTCAACACTTATATTTATTTTTGTCCCAAGATTATAATCATTATATTCTGATTCATTAGGGGTAGTTGGACTTGGCTTTATAACATACTGAAACTTCTTAAATCCACTTCCTATTTCTCCTGTTGGTAATGGGTCATTGTAATTATTTGGTTCATTATATTTAAACTCAATTGAAACACCTGATTTATACCATCCATTATTTCCATCAGGGCTTGAAGGTGTTATTTCTATATCTGGGTCTGGTACATTATCATCTGTCCTTAAATTTCCACTTCCTATTTCTTGTTGTGAGTTTTCTGGATGATATTCTTCTCTTTCAACAATCTTATGTTCTTCTTTATTCTCAAGATTATCCTGTGCATAATACCAAATTGAAGTTGTCCCTGAAGGTAATGTAAACTCATAGATTGTCTCAGAATATTCATAATAACCATCTCCATCTTTGTCTTGATAATTAATAGTTGGATTTAACCAGGAACCCCATTTATCTTCTGAATCAAGAACTTCTAAACTCGTACTTATTCTATAATTTGGGATACTTCCTAAAATATTTAATCCACAACTTGCTTTTCCATCACTTGTCTCTGAACTTGGTGGTGTATCATCTGCTATCAACCTAAATTTTGTACCTCCATTTGAATTTGAACTTGAATTGATAAATATATAATCAATCCATTCCTGTGGATATGCTCCTGGTGGAAGCAGTAATGTTTCTGGTAATGGCAATTCTGGATTATCAAGGTCAGTATTTGCTGGTGGAATAGGTGGCCAGATTTTTCCATTTGTTATCTTAATTGTAACTTTTGGCGCATAGGTATCTACATATATAAGTCCATTATAATAATCTGTTCCATCAACAAATTCAGTTATACCCTCTACCTCTACCTCATTACCAACTTTATCTTT contains:
- a CDS encoding fibronectin type III domain-containing protein, with amino-acid sequence MKFKRVLWIYVKFLLFIFVSISNYSFGAWAVRSGVDLTIANQAILPMSGPTAVIGLNLSCNASPGWPQLDPNNGIFNNTLNYVSVVIINANSNHSVEPEDFRKVAIYRDIGTKGSFDPSDFEIGSVDPRQLGSLSFNIPIDFLIPDSDDAQNGTQGPDLWVVIFTSDKISGDMPGGYDARNMFEVRVGFPLAGIIETNTIICDSRVVDLVPMRSDTYDPSSPLEINGYPTISGNPPVFNKYLYGPLYLYRAYAQDHPLDGVAKRIDDALAVPELCGLCVPYRVLGFSLKGRSTYSTNDNEVLSRVTLIIEDTGEDTGSISNNFDVSMLASHLLSPYSNIAIYRDNGDGNFDPASDTRLIAANVIPGTPHMEFFSLPSSPEGNRRWRVTFEHNDTLDKVADGNIDYFVVIATDPSHGWVTNRPWYGSDFKIYIDPSVFDDGIVVTRPIGESPDPSMYLSQTLIRTRDNVKDVRIALDIKPNFFDGPIEADGVPMPIFYINMTDSWGPSARDEALQWIRVWFKGIGGFKPNKLMPLSDNEDSGVSLWLDSKTGGTIGLPDSRTITENDMLYSTHRVTIADTFVPLDTSSLEWYNSDGTKWSPTNDDPANPNDDDKRYFVDLKPKNPIPLPNDDFIQGNDYPGMQSNIGHDLFICIKPRGISVPETGYKSSSPYERGIDYGMRVYAAIGLTKNNDRPSIINNNPWEDIMFTNGEWARIFPDENRDRIYEPIEAISYPATVPTFFTNLTYPNQSINKFTKTPIIGINLVAPPGKNISFDFMSLIIIDDNNPPTLAFPELVKPNSDPNDPDGGCGIALYKDTNKNGIFDPLDKRVWMTKLPYLLPRAADDPQGRFRIRMEFGDPPQGYENYTSVGYIPTDDTGQNAGPDYFLVIQPNENMDPGDRFHILLWGSDLVGESTLNFTGDAWGITYKRVRTYTLTNTTVTSTIFTDLTTSGQTIDASSDPVGVIGISAWDPTGTNQLQKIRVYFNPKEGLFPDDTPFPTIIANLTNDITSGISIWRDTTNDNIFNWRQDTILPTNWSSWKSDYADGFVDGDGTSDPGPGYKTDIQNWQGKILSYFSWDDKVYWYDANNDSIWSSEDCLWIDEDEDGIFNPQTDKIIVGPIPPTGTFGEKLHEGTFGFVYYDEDQDGKYTDGDDIYFVGRGRRCLGWYAEGILSNVNLPQTNTGNEFFVVIRTSDNLLYQDIFSVSLPSNCLVFTSGYSFANINLTTNNITGNVNLKLTDLIPSNNYVVPPTYDCPAIGINLFDGKRDETDGERYLKEIVVYYNGNLSNLASRTTDGSRSGLALYKESGINSGWDAEDIPINLKSISFSGNKVILTLPDNIYPVPDDDAGTNSGDDFYIVLRTSENARTGDTFEIEIRNDLSLPIGLVGDRIKFDIGTSGEYIVGTNSIQIPILNAPQIISANAQFVNGKWQVVLNWIDNSSNPNEDGFEIQRRIGTTGTWQTIGQAGQDITTYTDDNNGAGLTPDTTYYYRIRAFITTPPTYSAWSNIVSVTTSTGVLQPPSNLTGSAEYVNGKWRIILNWVDNSSNPNEDGFEIERDDGNGFNKIGEAGQDITTYIDDNNGLGLTENKTYIYRVRAYRQTASGTEYSSYSNTVSVTTTRPDKPTNNSPSPGSTNVSIPPTLQASDYSHPSGVSFASSQWQIRLEQDQNYLSPVYDSGEIGAVTSHQVPSGKLSFGTKYYWHVRYKDSNGGWSDWSDETYFTTRTNSPPNTPSCQSPINGATGITLTPTLTGSNFVDPDGDTQINSQWRLWESGGSSSNPYWQNLNAGAVISISVTTQLQEGKTYYWQVRYQDSDGIYSEWSEPTYFTTLLLTPTGLTAIGGEREVDLRWDQLPPSTATCFKIYSKHPTIGNPNPSYSLIKTVPADSTTCVDSPIYSDSRPYYYVIKAVNQQTGEVSGDSNPAWAIPTAFPFNENPTNLQAYGGWNNMVIKWSDNTQSESYYYVEFWKNRKPDDVTSPDSVLQVIADNVYNYQTGLCEVIIYDTHILWENARWYIRVRALHRNALLGYSWYARPDGSFPNKETIPSGLNYDQSTKYFYIWIDTAGIPSEQTGGGCFVASVCFGENNWQVKLFKEFRDKYLVKNILGREFVKFYYRHSPAFAEFLRNHRFLIIPVKIFLYFILIFVFLILSGIFPYLLFSGSLILLIKKIKY
- a CDS encoding carboxypeptidase-like regulatory domain-containing protein; this translates as GDTVIIEGTWSDANGPVVVLSVRLLDQGDNLIQDLNLLVNPITVQGTTSGTYSGSFEVPTVPQSVTGLKLEVTVRDNVSSEDYLCNRTTIVSNTLTVDNQYPVINIKATLTGRTPSRVNNIWWYKDAVPIEIDIEDTGTGIEEAEYSLDGGNTWYQVIDNRGILGKKNFDLENSCTKIKVKAKDKVGNEVEVEGITEFVDGTDYYNGLIYVDTYAPKVTIKITNGKIWPPIPPANTDLDNPELPLPETLLLPPGAYPQEWIDYIFINSSSNSNGGTKFRLIADDTPPSSETSDGKASCGLNILGSIPNYRISTSLEVLDSEDKWGSWLNPTINYQDKDGDGYYEYSETIYEFTLPSGTTSIWYYAQDNLENKEEHKIVEREEYHPENSQQEIGSGNLRTDDNVPDPDIEITPSSPDGNNGWYKSGVSIEFKYNEPNNYNDPLPTGEIGSGFKKFQYVIKPSPTTPNESEYNDYNLGTKINISVEGTYYVFCRAVDNIGNTSLISSSLKVDGTKPNVSLTLSNGIFNLNASDAGSGVEKVYYKFILYDNTEILNEMTGSSATFTTPNGINKIECWAIDYAGNESDHGIYNISTFDTTPPITTITYSQPYYLSGTTLYVTSGDNTASTIGKTAFTISSIDPKVNNFASGVSSGFPKYRIENSLTEWTTYSGQFNVSSSDGKIEAYAIDGAGNTGNTVSLNFVVDDNAPEITKVDFDKGPDTNNWYNSNTGKPNIVIESSDDGSGIYEVKYSFDGVNYTKYTNPISVSEGKDLNLTLYISAADNLGNTRTTIVNLTTINVDITRPVSSIQILSGRKFKITSSDNVSGIKKIWYQFDNNTPSSFDFTSSSLSVETGEIDTPVETKQIKYWAEDFAGNVESYKIHDIKQIKISGYVKDYSGNPVKNVTVVLTGEANRTTTTDLYGYYEFSDLSSIGIYYIIPAVHVALPQIRAYDGTASSDITDQNFIITNGWRFKEYDMGNSNDYYFKSSTILPSYSQLILDWSTGIGGNILTGDLDYDGKLELIIKKDYTGVVYNYNKNTGYTQKGTISTNYNLGLIDSIDIDTQLEIILTGIGQNLLEIYDKDMNKIGSFSYSGTPLPPDNTTWGVRFAENKILFAGYGINLDGSIYTNIMLYDYEENEVEWTKDVPQKIEVDKLNLCIRDDYKLIAVFGGVNDTSDLNVYALDLLKGNLLWTKTLTNQKGRIITLVSSVYGGSSQDIIGIRTSTQANQVPLTIYRFDSKTGNILTQSSIGAYTYDIKYALSDIDNDGVKELLISDSNENLYLIDMTQFVLEKQGIGKVWACVDFDGKTGKEIIVSYGTYVKVLDSNLNEIMSYNLNDNIKKVIVSDVNNDGIIEIIVTSPTKTYILRPTTTLDLPNAPTNLRCELGVNSIYIYWNYVPGTGTLTGFKIYRSTTPSNWGSPVQIINDPNARTATDTPPSVGMWYYKVSAFNDYGEVDCINPASYLIEYRETVPQEEGGGCFIATACFGENSWQVKLLKEFRDKVLLKSEMGKKFVKFYYKHSPYVKEYIKDKVILKTFVKIALYPFILFAYFILHYFVFVCLISVLFFILYWRKTAKL